A DNA window from Centropristis striata isolate RG_2023a ecotype Rhode Island chromosome 10, C.striata_1.0, whole genome shotgun sequence contains the following coding sequences:
- the tlr7 gene encoding toll-like receptor 7, with protein MCVALLSLSCCPSTSTASVSYPKTLPCDVREPHNGSFVTVDCTERSLKDVPLGIPRDTTNLTLTINHIPQLNSTSFRGLENLTEIDMRCNCVPIKIGPKDRMCTQSVVIKEDTFTSLRKLRALYLDGNQLGSIPKGLPPNLILLSLEVNRIYEIFKANLSGIRNIQMLYLSQNCYYRNPCNTSYFIENGAFLQLSNLTLLCLKSNNLSYIPHLLPTSLKELYLYNNNIQNVTDEDFKNLTNLEILDISGNCPRCYNAPYPCNPCPNNSPLEISKAAFKMLTKLKTLRLHSNSLTCVPSEWFTSLTELRVLDLSQNFLAREIGMTKFPHFLGKLEELDLSFNYELQKYPQTLRLSCSFSSLKSLRILRLKGFVFQQLTPKSIAPLKNLTHLEVVDLGTNFIKIANLSTLMELKSFKIISLAGNKISSPSDGQDAVGSAGAEPLYWSPMLASAQYQSKEVREIHYFRYDEYARSCKYKDKELGTVTSFVKKKCSEFGKTLDVSGNNIFFLHSRFLNLRELRCLNLSGNAMSQSLNGSEFSYLTNLQYLDFSSNRLDLLYSTAFQELKNLVVLDISSNNHYFESEGLTHMLNFTKNLKNLKILLMNHNKISTSTNTEMESQSLERLEFRDNRLDVLWRDGDTRYASYFKKLYNLTVLDISRNNLHFIPKEVFSGLPEKLTELHIRDNKLKDQAFDWEKLLYLRYLEVLDLSANSFTSVPPQLSNCAKSLKKLLLHKNQIVKLTPDFLKDAFTLKHLDLSYNLIEHIEESSFPDNVVNQMDMLLLHRNTFICSCNATWFVKWLINTTVRIPRLATDVTCDRPGAQKGHPVISVDLQACQHSYLSIILYTLMTSLFLSFLTLSICSHLFLWDVWYIYHFCRAKLKGYGRLYSQCSAYDAFVIYDKEDPAVTEWVVKEMCAHLEDQGDRRLTLCLEERDWMPGCPLIENLSQSIHNSKRTVFILTSRYMKSGNFKTAFYIAHQRLMDEKDDVIVLIFLEKVPCNSKYLRLRKRLYKRSVLEWPKNPQAQLYFWFSLRSVLATESHKQYNSLFKETL; from the coding sequence ATGTGTGTTGCGCTGCTGAGCCTGTCCTGTTGCCCCTCCACATCGACAGCGAGCGTTTCTTACCCAAAAACTCTGCCGTGTGATGTTCGTGAGCCCCACAACGGGAGCTTTGTGACGGTGGACTGCACGGAAAGAAGCCTCAAAGATGTCCCACTTGGCATCCCCAGAGACACGACCAATCTGACACTCACCATCAACCACATTCCTCAATTAAACTCCACCTCCTTCCGCGGCCTGGAGAATCTGACTGAGATTGACATGAGGTGCAACTGTGTGCCCATTAAAATCGGGCCCAAGGACCGCATGTGCACTCAGAGTGTGGTAATAAAAGAAGACACTTTCACCAGCCTGAGGAAGCTGCGAGCACTGTATCTAGATGGCAATCAGCTGGGCAGTATACCTAAAGGCCTCCCTCCAAACCTGATCCTGCTGAGTTTGGAAGTGAACCGAATTTATGAGATTTTTAAAGCGAACCTCTCTGGGATCAGAAATATTCAGATGCTATACCTCAGTCAAAACTGCTACTACCGCAACCCATGTAACACTTCCTATTTTATAGAGAATGGTGCATTTTTACAGCTGAGTAATTTAACACTGTTATGTCTGAAGTCAAATAACTTATCCTATATTCCACATCTTCTTCCCACAAGTCTGAAGGAGCTGTACctctacaacaacaacattcaAAATGTTACAGATGAGGATTTTAAAAACCTAACTAACCTGGAGATTTTAGATATTAGCGGAAACTGTCCTCGATGTTACAACGCTCCTTACCCTTGCAACCCGTGCCCAAATAATTCCCCGCTTGAAATCAGCAAGGcggcttttaaaatgcttacaAAACTAAAGACGCTGCGGCTGCACAGTAACTCTCTGACGTGTGTGCCGTCTGAGTGGTTTACGAGCCTGACGGAGCTGAGAGTGCTTGATCTCTCACAGAACTTTTTAGCCAGAGAGATAGGAATGACCAAATTCCCACATTTCCTGGGCAAACTGGAGGAACTTGACCTTTCATTTAACTATGAGCTTCAGAAGTACCCCCAAACACTGAGGCTGAGCTGCAGTTTCTCCTCCCTCAAATCCCTTCGAATTCTTAGACTGAAGGGCTTTGTGTTTCAGCAGCTAACACCAAAGAGCATTGCTCCTTTAAAAAACCTTACACACTTGGAGGTTGTAGATCTTGGTACAAACTTTATTAAAATAGCAAATCTTAGTACTCTGATGGAattaaaaagctttaaaataatCAGTCTGGCTGGCAACAAAATATCTTCCCCCTCCGACGGCCAAGATGCTGTGGGTTCAGCTGGGGCAGAGCCCTTGTACTGGTCTCCCATGTTGGCGTCAGCTCAGTATCAAAGTAAGGAAGTGAGAGAGATTCATTACTTCAGATATGATGAATATGCACGCAGCTGCAAATACAAAGACAAAGAACTGGGAACTGTCACATCATttgttaaaaagaaatgcagTGAGTTTGGCAAAACCCTAGATGTGAGCGGAAACAACATATTCTTCCTCCATTCAAGATTTTTAAATCTTAGAGAGCTGCGGTGCCTAAATCTGTCCGGAAACGCAATGAGCCAAAGTCTGAACGGCTCTGAATTTAGCTACTTGACTAATTTACAATATCTAGACTTCTCCTCAAACCGACTGGACCTGCTCTACTCCACCGCGTTCCAAGAGCTGAAAAATCTGGTTGTCTTGGATATAAGTAGCAACAACCATTACTTTGAGTCCGAGGGCTTGACTCACATGCTTAATTTcacaaaaaatctgaaaaatctaaaaatattgCTTATGAACCACAACAAGATCTCCACCTCCACAAACACAGAGATGGAGAGTCAATCCCTCGAGAGGTTAGAGTTCAGAGATAACCGGTTAGATGTGTTGTGGAGAGACGGGGACACACGGTACGCTAGTTATTTCAAGAAATTATACAATCTGACCGTCCTCGACATCTCTCGCAACAACCTCCACTTTATTCCAAAGGAAGTGTTCAGCGGTCTGCCAGAAAAACTAACTGAGCTCCACATCCGAGACAACAAACTCAAAGATCAGGCCTTTGACTGGGAGAAACTACTATATCTACGCTATTTAGAAGTCTTAGATCTCAGTGCAAACAGCTTCACTTCAGTTCCACCCCAGCTGTCAAACTGTGCCAAATCTCTCAAAAAGCTCCTTTTACATAAAAATCAAATTGTAAAACTCACGCCAGATTTCCTCAAGGATGCCTTCACTTTAAAACATCTGGATCTCAGTTATAATCTCATAGAGCACATTGAGGAATCTAGCTTTCCAGATAATGTCGTTAATCAGATGGACATGCTGCTCCTGCACCGGAACACATTCATATGCTCTTGCAACGCCACTTGGTTTGTCAAATGGCTCATCAACACCACAGTGCGCATCCCCAGACTGGCCACGGATGTTACATGCGACCGCCCCGGGGCTCAAAAAGGTCATCCTGTGATCTCAGTGGACCTGCAGGCCTGCCAGCACAGCTACCTGTCAATCATCCTCTACACCCTCATGACATCCCTCTTCCTCAGCTTCCTCACCCTGTCAATCTGCAGCCATCTCTTCCTGTGGGACGTCTGGTACATCTACCACTTCTGCAGGGCAAAGCTCAAAGGCTACGGCCGCCTGTACTCCCAGTGCTCCGCCTATGATGCCTTTGTGATATACGACAAGGAGGATCCGGCGGTGACGGAGTGGGTGGTGAAGGAGATGTGCGCTCATCTGGAGGACCAGGGAGACCGCCGACTGACGCTGTGTCTGGAGGAACGGGACTGGATGCCCGGATGCCCCCTGATCGAAAACCTCTCCCAGAGCATCCACAACAGCAAGAGGACCGTGTTCATTCTCACCAGCAGATACATGAAGAGCGGAAACTTCAAGACGGCTTTCTACATTGCCCACCAAAGGTTAATGGACGAGAAGGATGATGTTATTGTGCTGATCTTCCTGGAGAAAGTACCCTGCAATTCAAAGTACCTGAGATTAAGAAAGAGACTGTATAAACGCTCCGTGCTGGAGTGGCCGAAAAACCCTCAGGCCCAGTTGTACTTCTGGTTCAGCCTGAGGAGTGTTTTAGCCACTGAAAGCCACAAACAATACAACAGCCTTTTCAAAGAGACACTGTAG